The following coding sequences are from one Parabacteroides pacaensis window:
- a CDS encoding TspO/MBR family protein, with protein sequence MRKILSIFLPILICFSVGLTASYFQSEAINLWYPHLNKPALTPPNVVFPIAWSIIYLCMGTSIGLILFSPTKEKVALTWLFAIQLFFNFAWSILFFYFRNPLWGFMDILVLDILVTLYTFKSYPVKKVSGWLFLPYLLWIYYATYLNGYILLNN encoded by the coding sequence ATGAGAAAAATTTTATCCATATTCCTTCCGATACTGATATGTTTCTCTGTCGGATTAACAGCAAGTTATTTCCAGTCCGAAGCAATAAACTTATGGTACCCTCACTTAAACAAGCCAGCATTAACACCTCCCAATGTTGTTTTTCCAATTGCGTGGAGTATTATTTATCTTTGTATGGGAACATCCATTGGATTAATTCTTTTCTCCCCTACAAAAGAAAAAGTAGCTCTAACTTGGCTTTTTGCTATACAGCTATTTTTTAATTTTGCCTGGAGCATTTTATTCTTCTATTTCAGAAATCCTCTTTGGGGTTTTATGGATATTTTAGTACTAGATATTCTTGTAACCCTCTATACTTTTAAAAGTTACCCAGTAAAAAAAGTTAGCGGATGGCTATTCTTACCTTATTTATTGTGGATTTATTATGCAACCTATTTGAATGGCTATATCTTATT